A DNA window from Comamonas fluminis contains the following coding sequences:
- the yedE gene encoding selenium metabolism membrane protein YedE/FdhT: MSWQDFKHQYLVRFWSPVPAVIAAGVLSAYYFGITGTFWAVTGEFTRWGGHLLQFAGVDLSNWGYFKVIGLQGTPLTRVDGLMIIGMFVGCFSAALWANNVKLRMPNHRIRVFQAIVGGIIAGFGARLAMGCNLAAFFTGIPQFSLHAWFFAIATAIGSLAGAKVSLLPIFRIPVKLEKVNAPKPLEQSEAQAKRRFRIGMALFLACVAWGICKAAEAPKLGMAILFGLAFGLIIERAQVCFTSAFRDLWITGRTQMAKAIIAGMAVGTIGIYSYVQLGMDPKIFWAGPNAVIGGLLFGFGIVLAGGCETGWMYRAVEGQVHYWWVGLGNVIGSTLLALVWDDLAPAIATNYDKVNLLKELGPQGGLLVTYVMLGISLGLVLWWEKHFFAKKARLAAAAARIA, from the coding sequence ATGAGCTGGCAAGACTTCAAGCACCAATACCTGGTGCGTTTCTGGTCGCCCGTACCTGCAGTGATTGCGGCGGGCGTTTTATCTGCGTACTACTTCGGCATTACCGGCACCTTCTGGGCCGTTACGGGCGAGTTCACCCGCTGGGGCGGGCACCTGCTGCAGTTTGCGGGCGTGGATTTGAGCAACTGGGGCTACTTCAAGGTCATCGGCCTGCAAGGCACGCCGCTGACCCGGGTGGACGGGCTGATGATCATCGGCATGTTCGTGGGGTGCTTTTCGGCGGCGCTATGGGCCAATAACGTCAAGCTGCGTATGCCCAACCACCGCATTCGCGTGTTTCAGGCCATTGTGGGCGGCATCATCGCGGGCTTTGGTGCGCGTCTGGCCATGGGCTGCAATCTGGCGGCGTTCTTCACCGGTATTCCTCAGTTTTCGCTGCATGCATGGTTCTTTGCGATTGCCACGGCCATTGGCTCGCTGGCCGGTGCCAAGGTCAGCCTGCTGCCCATCTTCCGCATTCCAGTGAAGCTGGAGAAGGTCAATGCACCCAAGCCACTGGAGCAGAGCGAGGCCCAGGCCAAGCGCCGTTTTCGCATTGGCATGGCACTGTTTCTGGCCTGCGTGGCCTGGGGCATCTGCAAGGCTGCTGAAGCGCCCAAGCTAGGCATGGCCATTCTGTTTGGTCTGGCCTTTGGCCTGATTATTGAGCGCGCCCAGGTTTGCTTTACCTCGGCCTTCCGCGACCTGTGGATCACGGGCCGCACCCAGATGGCCAAGGCCATCATTGCGGGCATGGCAGTGGGCACGATTGGCATCTACAGCTATGTGCAACTGGGCATGGACCCCAAGATTTTCTGGGCCGGCCCCAACGCCGTGATTGGTGGCCTGCTGTTCGGTTTTGGCATTGTGCTGGCGGGTGGCTGCGAAACCGGCTGGATGTACCGCGCCGTTGAAGGCCAGGTGCATTACTGGTGGGTGGGCCTGGGCAATGTGATCGGCTCCACGCTGCTGGCGCTGGTCTGGGATGACCTGGCCCCCGCGATCGCCACCAACTATGACAAGGTCAACCTGCTCAAGGAGCTGGGCCCGCAAGGGGGCCTGCTGGTGACCTATGTGATGCTGGGTATCTCCCTGGGCCTGGTGCTGTGGTGGGAAAAGCATTTCTTTGCCAAGAAGGCCCGTCTGGCCGCTGCGGCAGCGCGCATTGCGTAA
- a CDS encoding DNA/RNA non-specific endonuclease, which translates to MTTASKKKTPARKRSTASRAAAFSLSRAKRFVLSAGAAALASFQIASCSFNPAWSAEKLINQALSALELPALDAFRKNGWPGMGDAPAHSSPVGGTVGRADITASSQPLNFSSCPQFFPGGHAPSLQLQPHERELCFTAFAVLHNGSTKTPVFVAERLNRASLQKAQGLERTDKFYADARLPRAERSELDDYKRSGFSRGHMAPAADMSTPEAMAQSFSLANMVPQNQQHNAGAWSQVEQATRKYVLRAKGDVYVFTGPVFAKNAPTIGPNKVAVPDYIFKLVYDATTGKSWAYWQANSADTRMGPPISYEEFTRRTGMPLLSGASQSHT; encoded by the coding sequence ATGACGACCGCCTCCAAAAAGAAAACACCTGCGCGCAAGCGCAGCACGGCCTCCAGGGCTGCTGCTTTCAGCCTCTCCCGCGCCAAGCGCTTTGTTCTGTCTGCCGGGGCCGCTGCGCTGGCCAGCTTTCAGATTGCCAGTTGCAGTTTCAACCCCGCATGGTCGGCGGAAAAGCTGATCAATCAGGCCCTGTCCGCGCTGGAGCTACCCGCGCTGGATGCCTTTCGCAAGAATGGCTGGCCCGGCATGGGAGACGCGCCAGCTCACTCCAGCCCCGTGGGCGGCACGGTGGGCCGGGCCGACATCACGGCGTCCAGCCAGCCGCTGAATTTTTCCAGCTGCCCGCAGTTCTTTCCTGGCGGCCACGCCCCCTCTCTGCAACTTCAGCCCCATGAACGGGAGCTGTGCTTTACCGCCTTTGCCGTGCTGCACAACGGCAGCACCAAAACCCCGGTCTTTGTGGCCGAGCGCCTAAACCGCGCATCGCTGCAGAAAGCGCAGGGGCTGGAGCGCACTGACAAGTTCTATGCCGATGCCCGGCTGCCCCGCGCCGAACGCTCGGAACTGGACGACTACAAGCGCTCCGGTTTTTCGCGTGGCCATATGGCACCGGCGGCCGATATGAGCACCCCCGAGGCCATGGCGCAAAGCTTCAGCCTTGCAAACATGGTGCCGCAGAACCAGCAGCACAACGCCGGCGCCTGGAGCCAGGTCGAGCAAGCAACCCGCAAATATGTGCTGCGCGCCAAGGGCGATGTCTATGTTTTCACGGGCCCGGTGTTCGCCAAAAATGCGCCAACGATTGGCCCGAACAAGGTAGCCGTGCCTGACTACATCTTCAAGCTGGTCTATGACGCCACCACAGGCAAGAGCTGGGCGTACTGGCAGGCCAATAGCGCAGACACCCGTATGGGCCCGCCCATCAGCTACGAAGAGTTCACACGCCGCACGGGAATGCCGCTGCTGTCAGGTGCGAGCCAGTCTCATACCTGA
- a CDS encoding XdhC family protein, with amino-acid sequence MDNIDVMVLKALLDWRSNGQHALLATVVRTWGSSPRPVGSMMVLREDGRAIGSVSGGCIEDDLIARHTRSLNQNLGIADGAPQFVRYGVSADEAHRFGLPCGGTLELLLEFNPDATQLQQLVQLLEGGALVQRSVNCESGAVSLVVANEPDTLEFDGHTLVNHLGPGYRMLLIGAGALAEYLATMALFNGFTVTVCDPREEYMGSWSVAQVNKVTDMPDDAVTAFKPDARSCVVALTHDPKLDDLALLEALHSPAFYVGAIGSRRNNHARRDRMMEHFDETEESLAKLRGPIGLYIGSKTPAEIAVSVMAEILAVKNGVPLPQAMSVEAAKQEHDIAMNEASTACAIPEIVSPASAARPQ; translated from the coding sequence ATGGACAACATCGACGTCATGGTGCTCAAAGCCCTGCTCGACTGGCGCAGCAACGGTCAGCACGCCCTGCTGGCCACCGTGGTGCGCACCTGGGGCTCATCGCCTCGTCCAGTCGGCTCGATGATGGTGCTGCGTGAAGATGGCCGTGCCATTGGCTCCGTCTCGGGCGGCTGCATTGAAGACGATCTGATTGCACGCCACACCCGTTCCCTGAATCAGAACCTGGGCATTGCCGACGGTGCGCCGCAGTTCGTGCGCTATGGCGTCAGCGCCGATGAAGCCCATCGCTTTGGCCTGCCATGCGGCGGCACGCTGGAGCTGCTGCTGGAATTCAACCCCGATGCCACCCAACTGCAGCAACTGGTGCAACTGCTGGAAGGCGGCGCACTGGTGCAGCGCAGCGTGAACTGCGAAAGCGGCGCTGTTTCGCTGGTCGTTGCCAACGAACCAGACACGCTGGAATTTGACGGTCACACCCTCGTGAACCACCTGGGCCCTGGCTACCGCATGCTGCTGATTGGCGCTGGGGCACTGGCTGAATATCTGGCCACCATGGCGCTGTTCAACGGCTTTACCGTCACCGTCTGCGACCCTCGTGAGGAATACATGGGCAGCTGGTCCGTGGCTCAAGTCAACAAAGTTACCGACATGCCTGACGATGCCGTCACCGCCTTCAAGCCTGATGCGCGCAGCTGTGTTGTGGCCCTGACGCACGACCCCAAGCTCGACGACCTGGCCCTGCTCGAAGCCCTCCACAGCCCCGCTTTCTATGTCGGTGCAATTGGCTCACGCCGCAACAACCATGCGCGGCGCGACCGCATGATGGAGCACTTTGACGAAACCGAGGAATCGCTGGCCAAGCTGCGCGGCCCGATTGGTCTGTACATCGGCAGCAAGACCCCGGCCGAGATCGCCGTGAGCGTGATGGCCGAAATTCTGGCCGTAAAAAATGGCGTTCCCCTGCCTCAGGCCATGTCGGTAGAAGCCGCCAAGCAGGAACACGACATTGCCATGAACGAAGCCAGCACGGCGTGTGCCATTCCGGAAATCGTCAGCCCCGCAAGTGCCGCACGGCCGCAGTAA
- a CDS encoding DsrE/DsrF/TusD sulfur relay family protein, protein MSQKIVLIVHAAPYGSERCLSALRVATALRGHDDKPEVKVFLMSDATVVGLPNQHDGAGTDLQAMVEHLVAEGVTLKLCRTCALARGLAELTLIQGVEIGTLPELADWTLAADKVITF, encoded by the coding sequence ATGTCTCAAAAAATCGTTTTGATCGTTCACGCTGCGCCTTATGGCAGCGAGCGTTGCCTGTCGGCTCTGCGTGTGGCCACTGCCTTGCGTGGCCACGATGACAAGCCTGAAGTGAAAGTGTTTTTGATGTCCGACGCGACGGTGGTTGGCTTGCCTAACCAGCACGACGGCGCTGGAACAGACCTGCAGGCTATGGTCGAGCATCTGGTGGCCGAAGGTGTGACCCTTAAGCTGTGCCGCACCTGCGCGCTGGCGCGTGGTCTGGCTGAGCTGACCTTGATTCAAGGTGTGGAAATTGGCACCTTGCCAGAACTGGCCGACTGGACTTTGGCAGCAGACAAGGTCATCACCTTCTAA
- the yedF gene encoding sulfurtransferase-like selenium metabolism protein YedF, whose protein sequence is MSDSKYIPDFRLNMLGEPCPYPAVATLEAMPSLQPGQILEVVSDCPQSINNIPLDAKNHGYEVLEIQQDGPTIRYLIRR, encoded by the coding sequence ATGAGTGATAGCAAATACATTCCCGACTTCCGCCTGAACATGCTGGGCGAGCCCTGCCCCTATCCCGCAGTTGCCACACTGGAAGCCATGCCCAGCCTGCAACCGGGCCAGATTCTGGAAGTCGTGTCGGATTGCCCGCAGTCCATCAACAACATTCCACTGGACGCCAAGAACCACGGCTATGAAGTGCTGGAGATTCAGCAGGATGGGCCGACTATTCGATACCTCATCCGTCGATGA
- the fahA gene encoding fumarylacetoacetase, with amino-acid sequence MALNETHDTGLQSWVASANTGKSDFPIQNLPFAVFRRTGSSEAFRGGVAIGDQVLDMAAVRDTKALHADVQAQVDAAAQGKLNALMGMNPAQWSALRLALSRALRAGAAAEAALKACLVPQSDVEYTVPVQVGDYTDFYTSVYHATNVGKLFRPTNPLMENYKWVPIGYHGRASSIRISGVDFKRPKGQLKAPDANPALLPCNRLDYELEMGIYAGAGNQWGDAIGIDDAENHIFGLCLLNDWSARDVQAWEYQPLGPFLSKNFATSISPWVVTLEALAPYRTAFTRPAEDPQPLPYLSSDANWQSGALDVQLTVAIQTAQMRAAGQEAAQITQTSYRHAYWTMAQLVAHHTVNGCDLQPGDLMGTGTLSGPTATEAGALLEITEGGKNPLTLPNGETRTFLQDGDAVVFTGWCEKPGAARIGFGECRATVLPTA; translated from the coding sequence ATGGCATTGAACGAAACCCACGACACCGGCCTGCAAAGCTGGGTGGCCAGCGCCAACACCGGCAAGAGCGACTTCCCCATCCAGAACCTGCCCTTCGCGGTCTTTCGCCGCACTGGTAGCAGTGAAGCCTTTCGCGGCGGTGTAGCCATTGGCGATCAGGTGCTGGACATGGCCGCCGTGCGCGATACCAAAGCCCTGCACGCTGATGTGCAGGCGCAGGTCGATGCCGCTGCTCAGGGCAAGCTCAATGCACTGATGGGCATGAACCCCGCACAGTGGTCGGCCCTGCGCCTGGCCCTGTCGCGCGCCCTGCGTGCTGGCGCGGCCGCCGAAGCCGCACTCAAGGCCTGCCTGGTGCCGCAGTCCGACGTTGAATACACCGTGCCCGTGCAAGTGGGCGACTACACGGACTTCTACACCTCCGTCTATCACGCCACCAATGTGGGCAAGCTGTTTCGCCCCACCAACCCGCTGATGGAGAACTACAAGTGGGTGCCCATCGGCTACCACGGCCGTGCCTCCAGCATCCGCATCTCGGGCGTGGATTTCAAGCGTCCCAAGGGCCAGCTCAAGGCACCTGATGCCAATCCCGCTCTCTTGCCCTGCAACCGTCTGGACTACGAACTGGAAATGGGCATCTACGCCGGTGCAGGCAACCAATGGGGCGATGCAATTGGCATTGACGACGCGGAAAACCACATCTTCGGCCTGTGCCTCTTGAACGACTGGTCGGCCCGTGATGTGCAGGCCTGGGAATACCAGCCGCTGGGCCCGTTCCTCTCGAAGAACTTTGCCACCAGCATCTCGCCCTGGGTGGTGACGCTGGAAGCACTGGCGCCCTACCGCACTGCCTTCACGCGCCCCGCCGAAGACCCACAGCCCCTGCCCTACCTCAGCTCTGACGCCAACTGGCAAAGCGGCGCGCTGGATGTGCAGCTGACCGTCGCCATTCAGACCGCCCAGATGCGCGCTGCGGGCCAGGAAGCCGCTCAAATCACCCAGACCAGCTACCGCCACGCTTACTGGACCATGGCGCAACTGGTGGCCCACCACACCGTCAACGGCTGCGACCTGCAACCTGGTGACCTGATGGGCACAGGCACGCTTTCCGGCCCCACAGCCACCGAAGCTGGTGCGCTGCTGGAAATCACCGAAGGCGGCAAGAACCCGCTGACCCTGCCCAATGGCGAAACCCGTACCTTCCTGCAAGACGGGGACGCCGTGGTCTTCACCGGCTGGTGCGAAAAGCCCGGCGCAGCCCGCATCGGCTTTGGCGAATGCCGGGCCACGGTGCTGCCCACCGCCTGA
- a CDS encoding GntR family transcriptional regulator produces MSTNASAQTRDKLHLQLARLFRSKIATGEWAVGQSIPTVEELEALHSVSRTTVRMAVRALVDEDLLETRKRGGTRVMGQPYKPPSFLLPGSWQQLVAFGEQIEPITLHTAHDCIPPIPAGFPQPGQLADAYVHFLRAHTHDDARFCLSELYVEQGLYPEIEVQLEDATLAQALGSAPSRIAAARQHLSVTLADELIAEHLGVPLGTALIQVLRWACNPQGVLIYWAKIRYRSEYVHIEMDMLQQ; encoded by the coding sequence ATGAGCACCAACGCCTCCGCCCAGACCCGTGACAAGCTGCACCTGCAGCTGGCCCGGCTCTTTCGCAGCAAGATAGCGACCGGCGAGTGGGCCGTGGGCCAGAGCATTCCCACGGTGGAAGAACTGGAAGCGCTGCACAGCGTCTCGCGCACCACCGTGCGCATGGCGGTCAGAGCGCTGGTTGATGAAGACCTGCTGGAGACCCGAAAGCGCGGCGGCACCAGAGTCATGGGGCAGCCATACAAGCCGCCATCATTTTTGCTGCCAGGCAGCTGGCAGCAACTGGTGGCATTTGGCGAACAGATCGAGCCCATCACACTGCATACCGCGCACGACTGCATCCCTCCCATTCCTGCGGGCTTTCCTCAGCCCGGACAACTGGCCGATGCCTATGTGCATTTTCTGCGCGCCCACACCCATGACGACGCACGTTTTTGCCTGTCCGAGCTGTATGTGGAGCAAGGCCTGTACCCCGAGATCGAAGTCCAGCTTGAGGACGCCACGCTGGCGCAGGCACTGGGCAGCGCGCCGTCGCGCATCGCCGCCGCACGCCAGCACCTGAGCGTGACCCTGGCCGACGAGCTGATTGCCGAACACCTTGGCGTGCCACTGGGCACGGCCTTGATCCAGGTCTTGCGCTGGGCCTGCAACCCGCAGGGCGTGCTGATTTACTGGGCCAAGATTCGCTACCGCAGCGAGTATGTGCACATTGAAATGGACATGCTGCAGCAATGA